The Chrysemys picta bellii isolate R12L10 unplaced genomic scaffold, ASM1138683v2 scaf456, whole genome shotgun sequence genome has a segment encoding these proteins:
- the LOC101935642 gene encoding E3 ubiquitin-protein ligase TRIM39-like: DVTLDPDTAHPRLILSEDRKCVKYGDKRQDLPDNPERFDSRPCVLGAEVFISGRHYWEVEVGDKTCWDLGVCKESLSRKGNAMPTPRNGYWVVWLWDGEYKAITSPPTSLPVSVRPTRVGIFLDCEAGEVSFYNVTDRSHLYTFTVIFCRELRPYFCPGVNTGGTNAAPLIICPVPVEAGGNLCP; the protein is encoded by the coding sequence tagatgtgactctggatccagacacggctcatcccagactcatcctgtctgaggatcggaaatGTGTGAAATATGGAGACAAACGCCAGGATCTGCCTGACAATCCTGAGAGATTTGATTCTCGTCCCTGTGTCCTGGGCGCTGAGGTGTTCATCAGCGGGAGgcattactgggaggtggaggtgggagataAGACATGCTGGGACCTGGGGGTTTGTAAGGAATCTCTGAGCAGGAAGGGGAATGCCATGCCCACACCTAGGAATGGATACTGGGTCGTGTGGCTGTGGGATGGGGAATACAAGGCCATCACCTCCCCACCGACCTCCCTCCCTGTGAGTGTGAGGCCCACCCGGGTGGGGATTTTCCTGGACTGTGAGGCGGGCGAGGTCTCGTTTTACAATGTGACTGACAGGTCCCATCTCTACACTTTCACTGTCATCTTCTGCAGGGAGCTCCGCCCTTATTTCTGTCCTGGTGTCAACACTGGAGGTACAAACGCGGCTCCCCTGATAATCTGCCCGGTCCCAGTTGAGGCCGGAGGGAATctctgtccctga
- the LOC103307223 gene encoding zinc-binding protein A33-like, which produces MGTPARPGKRKRKAEGQEPPAATSLAGRKLDDTICHICQDYLTDPVTLECGHKFCRVCISQRCEGVETAACPQCGETFQKRVFRSNMQGEASTSSRSENVNGQEQEAISTQQQELRDKLQAELRWRSAQIYAVDVTLDPDTAHPRLILSEDQKHVRFGDTWQDLPDNPERFDLCPCVLGAEGFAGGRRYWEVEVGDKTEWDLGVCRESANRKGKVTLTPEDGYWIMWLRDEGYKAGTAPPIPLPVSVRPSRVGIFLDYEAGEVSFYNVTDRSHLFTFTDTYSGTLRPYFNPRVSDRGTNAAPLIICPVPAQAGGNLCP; this is translated from the exons ATGGGGACACCTGCTCGACCAGGGAAGAGGAAACGTAAGGCTGAGGGTCAGGAACCTCCAGCTGCAACATCTTTAGCTGGTAGAAAGCTAGATGATACCATTTGTCACATCTGTCAGGATTATTTGACAGATCCAGTGACTCTAGAATGTGGGCACAAATTCTGCCGGGTCTGCATCAGCCAGCGCTGCGAGGGGGTGGAGACAGCTGCCTGTCCTCAGTGTGGAGAAACGTTCCAGAAAAGAGTCTTCAGGTCCAACATGCAG GGGGAGGCAAGCACATCGAGCAG GAGTGAAAATGTGAACGGTCAGGAACAGGAAGCCATTTCTACTCAACAGCAGGAGCTTAGAG acaaACTCCAGGCTGAGCTCA GGTGGAGAAGCGCCCAGATCTACGCAG TGgacgtgactctggatccagacacggctcatcccagactcatcctgtctgaggatcagAAACATGTGAGATTCGGAGACACATGGCAGGATCTGCCCGACAATCCTGAGAGATTTGATCTTTGTCCCTGTGTCCTGGGCGCTGAGGGGTTCGCGGGCGGGAGgcgttactgggaggtggaggtgggagacaagACTGAGTGGGACCTGGGAGTTTGTAGGGAATCTGCGAACAGAAAGGGGAAGGTCACACTCACACCTGAGGATGGATACTGGATCATGTGGCTGAGGGATGAGGGGTACAAGGCCGGCACAGCCCCCCCAATCCCCCTTCCCGTGAGCGTCAGGCCCAGCCGGGTGGGGATTTTCCTGGACTATGAGGCGGGCGAGGTCTCGTTTTACAATGTGACTGACAGGTCCcatctcttcactttcactgacACCTACTCTGGGACGCTCCGCCCTTATTTCAATCCTCGTGTCAGTGATAGGGGTACAAACGCAGCTCCCCTGATAATCTGCCCGGTCCCAGCTCAGGCCGGGGGGAATCTCTGTCCCTGA